The Eremothecium gossypii ATCC 10895 chromosome VII, complete sequence nucleotide sequence GGAAAAATATGTAGCTAGTATATATAACATTGATAGTCGGCAAACGACAAGAGGCGCAAGCGCGTACAAGAGGCAAGGAAAGAAGACGCCATGATAGCACAAATTGCTGCCTTGGGCGCGGTACTCGCGACCAACGTGGCATGCGCTAGCCTGGTGGAGCGGGAAGAAGCCGCGCAATTCGTCCGGATGGACTTCGACAAGAAGCGAGGCCCATCCTTCAGCGAGGCGTGGAGTGGGCGGGCAGCGGTGCCGAGGCTCGCCAAGCGGAACGACTGGGTCGACATTGAGATTGACAACCAGCAGATGTTCTATTCTGTGAACTTGAGCATCGGGACGCCACCGCAGGAGGTGCGGGTGCTCATGGACACGGGGTCCAGTGACCTCTGGGTGGTCGGAGCTGGGGTGCGGTGCGGTCCGAACAACTACCCCAACCCGAATCAGCTTAACTGCTACGAACACGGCTCGTTTGACACGTCGCGGTCCTCTACGTGGAAGGACAACAACACTCAATTTCACATACGCTACGGCGACTCCACATACGCTCACGGGACGTGGGGCACGGATCGGCTAGACCTCGGGCAGGCTAATGTCGACGGATTAACGTTTGCCGTGGCCCATGCTTCCAACTCGAGCGTGGCGGTGTTGGGGATCGGCCTACCAGCGATGGAGACGACCATGTCCTCCCAACAATTCGGGTACCAGTACGACAACTTGCCAATGGTTTTGAAGCGCAACAATGTGATCAAGAAAACTGTATACTCTATGTTCATCAATGAGCTGAATGCCAAGACAGGTTCGGTGTTGTTCGGAGCTGTGGACCACAGCAAGTACAAGGGCACGCTGAATACGGTGCCGCTTGTAAATGCAAATTACAGGCGCCGCGTTAACAAGCCTGTCGAACTACATGTTACCCTCGCGGCCATCGGCCTTCACACCGGCCGTGACGAGGACAAGGTCCAAACCCTACTGGGCTCCAAGGTGCCCGCCCTTCTAGACTCGGGCACCACGCTCACCTACTTCCCGATGCAGCTGGCGGACCGGCTCGCTCGCGCGGCCGGTGCAAGGTGGCACAGCGAAGAAGTTGGCTACATCGTCGACTGCAACAGCCGCCGGCTCCATCAGACAGCATACATCTACGACTTCGGGGGCTTCC carries:
- a CDS encoding pepsin-like aspartic protease (Syntenic homolog of Saccharomyces cerevisiae YLR121C (YPS3), YDR144C (MKC7) and YLR120C (YPS1); Tandem gene duplication in Saccharomyces cerevisiae) codes for the protein MIAQIAALGAVLATNVACASLVEREEAAQFVRMDFDKKRGPSFSEAWSGRAAVPRLAKRNDWVDIEIDNQQMFYSVNLSIGTPPQEVRVLMDTGSSDLWVVGAGVRCGPNNYPNPNQLNCYEHGSFDTSRSSTWKDNNTQFHIRYGDSTYAHGTWGTDRLDLGQANVDGLTFAVAHASNSSVAVLGIGLPAMETTMSSQQFGYQYDNLPMVLKRNNVIKKTVYSMFINELNAKTGSVLFGAVDHSKYKGTLNTVPLVNANYRRRVNKPVELHVTLAAIGLHTGRDEDKVQTLLGSKVPALLDSGTTLTYFPMQLADRLARAAGARWHSEEVGYIVDCNSRRLHQTAYIYDFGGFQIRSPLSDYSMMTNVRGTCRFGIMPHSSDYVILGDVFLTRAYVVFDLEALEVSMAQANYEGGKEQIEVIAGAVPRAVRAPGYNDPWKAYTPLVFNGEFGNLTATASDSSSGSVGSRSNSALTLTPPSLSVMLFAASLLGAATRII